In Panthera uncia isolate 11264 chromosome B4, Puncia_PCG_1.0, whole genome shotgun sequence, one genomic interval encodes:
- the LOC125919426 gene encoding elongation factor 1-alpha 1-like: MGKEKTHINIVIIGHVDSGKSTTTGHVIYKCGGIDKRTIEKFEKEAAEMGKGSLKYAWVLDKLKAERERGITIDISLWKFETSKYYVTIIDAPGHRDFIKNMITGTSQADCAVLIIAAGVGEFEAGISKNGQTREHALLAYTLGVKQLIVGVNKMDSTEPPYSQKRYEEIVKEVSTYIKKIGYNPDTIAFVPISGWNGDNMLEPSANMPWFKGWKVTRKDGNASGTTLLEALDCILPPTRPTDKPLRLPLQDVYKIGGIGTVPVGRVETGVLKPGMVVTFAPVNVTTEVKSVEMHHEALSEALPGDNVGFNVKNVSVKDVHRGNVAGDSKNDPPMEAAGFTAQVIILNHPGQISAGYAPVLDCHTVHIACKFAELKEKIDRRSGKKLEDGPKFLKSGDAAIVDMVPGKPMCVESFSDYPPLGRFAVRDMRQTVAVGVIKAVDKKAAGAGKVTKSAQKAQKAK, from the coding sequence atgggaaaggaaaagactCATATCAACATCGTCATCATTGGACACGTAGATTCGGGCAAGTCTACCACTACTGGTCATGTGATCTACAAATGTGGTGGGATCGACAAAAGAACTATCGAAAAATTTGAGAAGGAGGCTGCTGAGATGGGAAAGGGCTCCTTAAAGTATGCCTGGGTCTTGGATAAACTGAAAGCCGAACGTGAACGTGGTATCACCATTGATATCTCCCTGTGGAAATTCGAGACCAGCAAGTACTATGTGACCATCATTGATGCCCCAGGACACAGAGACTTTATCAAAAATATGATTACGGGCACATCTCAGGCTGACTGTGCTGTCCTGATCATTGCTGCTGGTGTTGGCGAATTTGAAGCAGGTATCTCCAAGAATGGGCAGACCCGTGAGCATGCCCTTCTGGCTTACACACTGGGTGTAAAACAACTTATTGTCGGTGTTAACAAAATGgattccactgagccaccctACAGCCAGAAGAGATACGAGGAAATCGTTAAGGAAGTCAgcacctacattaagaaaattggCTACAACCCCGACACCATAGCATTTGTGCCAATTTCTGGTTGGAATGGTGACAACATGCTGGAGCCAAGTGCTAATATGCCTTGGTTCAAGGGATGGAAAGTCACCCGTAAAGATGGCAATGCCAGTGGAACCACACTGCTTGAAGCTCTGGATTGCATTCTGCCACCTACTCGTCCAACTGACAAGCCCTTGCGTCTGCCCCTCCAGGATGTCTACAAAATTGGTGGTATTGGTACTGTCCCTGTGGGTCGAGTGGAGACCGGTGTTCTTAAGCCAGGCATGGTGGTCACTTTTGCTCCAGTCAATGTTACAACTGAAGTAAAGTCTGTTGAAATGCACCATGAAGCTTTGAGTGAGGCTCTACCTGGGGACAATGTGGGCTTCAATGTCAAGAACGTATCTGTCAAAGATGTTCATCGTGGCAATGTGGCCGGTGATAGCAAAAATGACCCACCAATGGAAGCAGCTGGCTTCACAGCTCAGGTGATTATCCTGAACCATCCAGGCCAAATCAGTGCCGGATATGCACCTGTGCTGGACTGTCACACAGTTCACATCGCCTGCAAGTTTGCTGAGCTGAAGGAGAAGATTGACCGTCGTTCTGGAAAAAAGCTGGAAGATGGTCCCAAGTTCTTAAAATCTGGTGATGCTGCCATTGTTGATATGGTTCCTGGCAAGCCCATGTGTGTTGAGAGCTTCTCTGACTATCCTCCTCTGGGCCGTTTTGCTGTTCGTGACATGAGACAGACGGTTGCTGTGGGTGTCATCAAAGCAGTGGACAAGAAGGCAGCTGGAGCTGGCAAGGTCACCAAGTCTGCCCAGAAAGCTCAGAAGGCTAAATGA